From the Apus apus isolate bApuApu2 chromosome 4, bApuApu2.pri.cur, whole genome shotgun sequence genome, one window contains:
- the VSTM4 gene encoding V-set and transmembrane domain-containing protein 4 isoform X1 — MRLLATALAALLATAPAPDVCEALNVTVFPGPTVRYSEGENATLYCHISQKRKTDNLLAVRWVFAASPTQEYLMIKMTKFGSVQYYGNYTHHFHKQRLHLLKEKHGTMYKFLILSLQSTDQGHYICKVQEIGKHRNKWTAWSNGTAATEIRVISSISSDDSTLRKNHEAWKFFEDLYVYAVFVCSVGIISVLLFTLVILCQSLLNKRRSTVKHYLVKCPQNSSGETVTSVTSMSPLQPKKVKKKKEKTEQPPAIPAKAPIANNFPKPKLLKPQRKLILPKIAEENLTYAELELMKPIQEAKGIPSMTVYAQILFEENKL, encoded by the exons ATGCGCCTCCTGGCCACGGCGCTGGCCGCCCTGCTGGCCACGGCCCCGGCCCCAG atGTGTGTGAGGCTTTAAATGTGACAGTCTTTCCGGGACCAACAGTGCGGTACTCGGAGGGAGAAAATGCCACCCTTTACTGCCACATTTCccaaaagagaaagacagacaaTTTGCTGGCTGTGCGGTGGGTCTTTGCTGCATCACCTACCCAGGAGTATCTGATGATCAAAATGACAAAGTTTGGGTCTGTTCAGTATTATGGAAATTATACTCATCATTTCCACAAGCAAAGACTTCATCTTCTTAAAGAGAAACATGGAACTATGTACAAATTTCTTATTCTAAGCCTTCAGTCAACAGATCAAGGACATTATATATGCAAAGTCCAGGAAATTGGCAAACACAGGAATAAGTGGACAGCATGGTCAAATGGCACAGCAGCTACTGAAATAAGAG tgatttcATCAATATCCTCTGATGATTCCACTTTAAGGAAAAACCATGAAGCTTGGAAGTTTTTTGAAG ATTTGTATGTGTATGCAGTCTTTGTGTGTTCAGTAGGAATCATCAGTGTCCTCCTTTTTACACTTGTCATTCTCTGTCAGTCTCTCCTGAACAAGAGGAGATCCACAG TGAAGCATTACCTGGTGAAATGCCCCCAGAACAG ctcaGGGGAGACAGTTACCAGTGTGACAAGCATGTCCCCTCTACAGCCcaagaaagtaaagaaaaagaaagagaaaacgGAGCAGCCACCAGCCATCCCAGCAAAAG CTCCGATAGCCAATAATTTTCCTAAGCCCAAGCTCCTGAAACCTCAAAGAAAATTGATCCTG CCAAAAATTGCAGAGGAGAATTTAACATATGCTGAACTTGAACTGATGAAGCCGATTCAGGAAGCCAAAGGCATTCCCAGTATGACAGTCTATGCACAGATACTCTTTGAGGAGAACAAGCTGTAA
- the VSTM4 gene encoding V-set and transmembrane domain-containing protein 4 isoform X2, translating into MRLLATALAALLATAPAPDVCEALNVTVFPGPTVRYSEGENATLYCHISQKRKTDNLLAVRWVFAASPTQEYLMIKMTKFGSVQYYGNYTHHFHKQRLHLLKEKHGTMYKFLILSLQSTDQGHYICKVQEIGKHRNKWTAWSNGTAATEIRVISSISSDDSTLRKNHEAWKFFEDLYVYAVFVCSVGIISVLLFTLVILCQSLLNKRRSTVKHYLVKCPQNSSGETVTSVTSMSPLQPKKVKKKKEKTEQPPAIPAKAPIANNFPKPKLLKPQRKLILILWDS; encoded by the exons ATGCGCCTCCTGGCCACGGCGCTGGCCGCCCTGCTGGCCACGGCCCCGGCCCCAG atGTGTGTGAGGCTTTAAATGTGACAGTCTTTCCGGGACCAACAGTGCGGTACTCGGAGGGAGAAAATGCCACCCTTTACTGCCACATTTCccaaaagagaaagacagacaaTTTGCTGGCTGTGCGGTGGGTCTTTGCTGCATCACCTACCCAGGAGTATCTGATGATCAAAATGACAAAGTTTGGGTCTGTTCAGTATTATGGAAATTATACTCATCATTTCCACAAGCAAAGACTTCATCTTCTTAAAGAGAAACATGGAACTATGTACAAATTTCTTATTCTAAGCCTTCAGTCAACAGATCAAGGACATTATATATGCAAAGTCCAGGAAATTGGCAAACACAGGAATAAGTGGACAGCATGGTCAAATGGCACAGCAGCTACTGAAATAAGAG tgatttcATCAATATCCTCTGATGATTCCACTTTAAGGAAAAACCATGAAGCTTGGAAGTTTTTTGAAG ATTTGTATGTGTATGCAGTCTTTGTGTGTTCAGTAGGAATCATCAGTGTCCTCCTTTTTACACTTGTCATTCTCTGTCAGTCTCTCCTGAACAAGAGGAGATCCACAG TGAAGCATTACCTGGTGAAATGCCCCCAGAACAG ctcaGGGGAGACAGTTACCAGTGTGACAAGCATGTCCCCTCTACAGCCcaagaaagtaaagaaaaagaaagagaaaacgGAGCAGCCACCAGCCATCCCAGCAAAAG CTCCGATAGCCAATAATTTTCCTAAGCCCAAGCTCCTGAAACCTCAAAGAAAATTGATCCTG attcTCTGGGATTCCTGA
- the VSTM4 gene encoding V-set and transmembrane domain-containing protein 4 isoform X3: MRLLATALAALLATAPAPDVCEALNVTVFPGPTVRYSEGENATLYCHISQKRKTDNLLAVRWVFAASPTQEYLMIKMTKFGSVQYYGNYTHHFHKQRLHLLKEKHGTMYKFLILSLQSTDQGHYICKVQEIGKHRNKWTAWSNGTAATEIRVISSISSDDSTLRKNHEAWKFFEDLYVYAVFVCSVGIISVLLFTLVILCQSLLNKRRSTVKHYLVKCPQNSSGETVTSVTSMSPLQPKKVKKKKEKTEQPPAIPAKAPIANNFPKPKLLKPQRKLILA, translated from the exons ATGCGCCTCCTGGCCACGGCGCTGGCCGCCCTGCTGGCCACGGCCCCGGCCCCAG atGTGTGTGAGGCTTTAAATGTGACAGTCTTTCCGGGACCAACAGTGCGGTACTCGGAGGGAGAAAATGCCACCCTTTACTGCCACATTTCccaaaagagaaagacagacaaTTTGCTGGCTGTGCGGTGGGTCTTTGCTGCATCACCTACCCAGGAGTATCTGATGATCAAAATGACAAAGTTTGGGTCTGTTCAGTATTATGGAAATTATACTCATCATTTCCACAAGCAAAGACTTCATCTTCTTAAAGAGAAACATGGAACTATGTACAAATTTCTTATTCTAAGCCTTCAGTCAACAGATCAAGGACATTATATATGCAAAGTCCAGGAAATTGGCAAACACAGGAATAAGTGGACAGCATGGTCAAATGGCACAGCAGCTACTGAAATAAGAG tgatttcATCAATATCCTCTGATGATTCCACTTTAAGGAAAAACCATGAAGCTTGGAAGTTTTTTGAAG ATTTGTATGTGTATGCAGTCTTTGTGTGTTCAGTAGGAATCATCAGTGTCCTCCTTTTTACACTTGTCATTCTCTGTCAGTCTCTCCTGAACAAGAGGAGATCCACAG TGAAGCATTACCTGGTGAAATGCCCCCAGAACAG ctcaGGGGAGACAGTTACCAGTGTGACAAGCATGTCCCCTCTACAGCCcaagaaagtaaagaaaaagaaagagaaaacgGAGCAGCCACCAGCCATCCCAGCAAAAG CTCCGATAGCCAATAATTTTCCTAAGCCCAAGCTCCTGAAACCTCAAAGAAAATTGATCCTG GCTTAA